From one Malus sylvestris chromosome 1, drMalSylv7.2, whole genome shotgun sequence genomic stretch:
- the LOC126623015 gene encoding DNA replication complex GINS protein PSF2-like, producing the protein MAGQTDPSLSIFSGEEVEFMAEDEMVEIVPNMRMDPLNMLCGDFGPFYPQMATQVPLWLAIAMKKRGKCTIRPPEWMSIENLTRILEAERDSQAAFQVLPFHYVEISSLLFEYAPDDIPDIYMVRSLINDIRDVRFHKVETSLESFEEAHSSAVMVKDLSAMEVNLVRPFVGRALQAFYKHGSPELVPNPDGMSARRPQATDNIPRRPLRRR; encoded by the exons ATGGCAGGCCAAACCGATCCCAGCCTGTCTATCTTTTCCGGCGAAGAG GTCGAGTTTATGGCCGAAGACGAAATGGTGGAGATCGTTCCCAATATGCGAATGGATCCTCTCAACATGCTCTGT GGAGATTTTGGTCCATTCTACCCGCAAATGGCAACCCAAGTACCGTTGTGGCTGGCGATTGCTATGAAGAAGAGAGGGAAATGCACAATTCGGCCCCCAGAGTGGATGTCTATCG AAAACTTGACTCGGATTTTGGAAGCAGAGCGCGATTCTCAGGCAGCATTTCAAGTTCTACCTTTCCATTATGTTGAAATCTCTAGCCTTCTTTTTGAATA TGCACCTGACGACATTCCTGACATATATATG GTGAGGTCTCTTATTAACGACATAAGGGATGTAAGGTTTCATAAGGTTGAGACTAGCTTAGAATCATTTGAGGAGGCTCACTCTTCTGCAGTGATG GTCAAGGATCTATCTGCCATGGAAGTGAATTTAGTTCGCCCATTTGTTGGGAGAGCCTTACAGGCATTTTACAAGCATGGCAGTCCAGAGCTGGTTCCAAATCCAGATGGAATGTCTGCCAGACGGCCACAAGCAACTGATAACATACCAAGA CGCCCTCTGCGGAGACGGTAA